In Amycolatopsis jiangsuensis, the following proteins share a genomic window:
- a CDS encoding type I polyketide synthase, which translates to MTTQPRDTGNDIAIVGMAGNFPGAPDLGTFWADLCAGRDGITRMTRDELLAAGVPAETADDPAFVAAAGMLPDVDRFDADFFGYSRADAELLDPQHRLFLECAWHALEDAGTDPDALEGLAGVFAGGAPSTYLMSNLLQNDVTALTVGPDQLILQNEKDLLASRLSFALDLTGPSVSVQSCSSTGLSVVAQGCSSLLTGESDLVVAGAVSVVVPQEPGYLYREGSRFAPDGVNRILDAEADGKVPGNGLGVVVLRRLEDAQADGDRVYAVIRGWAIHHEGNRARQGFNLPGVPGQAAVVAEAMAAADVEPAEIDHVEVSTLGTPFGDVAEICALQKIFDVDEVERVTLGSIDANLGHINQAGGIARFIKAALALHHEKLPPAVNFSTPNPQFAQSGDKLVVQRDLADWPRGDRPRLAGVSANGFGGTDAHVVLEEAPEDAPARPAARPHHVLIWSARTAEAADAATGRLAAACPEWTDLADVSYTLQAGRKAFEHRRMTVVSSPEDAAEAFASDTRILAEADSCPRQVGFLLAGVGEQYRGMAGGLYDSEPEFKAAVDECAALFREHLGTDPTESLRGARGDDGGDLARLLGRATDTEEAGPTATQPAVFTLGYALGRLLRAWGVEPAVLAGYSVGEFAAATLAGALTLEEATALVAFRAKLIEQLPPGAMCAVPLGPGELAKLVGDVTAYGVDVAAVNGPRMIVVSGPTDGVEKLTAALAEHGVPARLLRTTHAFHSRALRPAAAELTAWVREHVTPREPEVPYLSNVTGAPITAKQLKDPGYWAEHMCRPVRFAAMIEHLASAAPGNVWLELGAGQSLGAMFRGHPDFPQTSWPLLVPTMPGEADPRPDTAVLAEALGRAWLSGVDIGWRGYHAGRDPRKTTLPGYAFQRERYWIEPTTTRSAAEVALGARAADAVSARPVHLVEGELDRTARDLATRLGAELGVTVVFADEHAGGAEAVRAAYGRLDGVLDLTTSNAVKEQR; encoded by the coding sequence ATGACCACGCAACCCCGGGACACCGGCAACGACATCGCGATCGTCGGCATGGCCGGGAACTTCCCCGGCGCGCCCGACCTCGGCACGTTCTGGGCCGATCTGTGCGCCGGACGCGACGGCATCACCCGGATGACCCGCGACGAACTGCTCGCGGCCGGCGTGCCGGCCGAAACCGCCGACGATCCGGCCTTCGTCGCCGCGGCCGGAATGCTGCCGGACGTCGACCGCTTCGACGCCGACTTCTTCGGCTATTCCCGTGCCGACGCCGAACTGCTCGACCCGCAGCACCGGCTGTTCCTCGAGTGCGCCTGGCACGCGCTGGAGGACGCCGGGACCGATCCGGACGCCCTCGAGGGGCTGGCCGGAGTGTTCGCCGGCGGCGCACCCAGCACGTACCTGATGTCCAATCTGCTGCAGAACGACGTGACCGCGCTGACGGTCGGCCCGGACCAGCTGATCCTGCAGAACGAGAAGGACCTGCTGGCCTCCCGGCTGTCGTTCGCCCTCGACCTGACCGGGCCCTCGGTGAGCGTGCAGAGCTGCAGCTCCACCGGTCTGTCCGTGGTCGCCCAGGGCTGTTCCAGCCTGCTCACCGGCGAATCCGACCTGGTCGTGGCGGGCGCGGTGTCCGTCGTGGTGCCGCAGGAACCCGGCTACCTCTACCGCGAGGGCAGCCGGTTCGCCCCGGACGGCGTCAACCGCATCCTCGACGCCGAAGCCGACGGCAAGGTCCCCGGCAACGGGCTCGGCGTCGTCGTCCTGCGGCGGCTGGAGGACGCGCAGGCCGACGGCGACCGGGTCTACGCGGTGATCCGCGGCTGGGCCATCCACCACGAGGGCAATCGTGCGCGCCAGGGATTCAACCTGCCCGGCGTACCCGGCCAGGCGGCGGTCGTCGCCGAGGCGATGGCCGCCGCCGACGTCGAACCCGCCGAGATCGACCACGTCGAGGTGTCCACTTTGGGCACTCCATTCGGTGACGTCGCGGAGATCTGCGCGCTGCAGAAGATCTTCGACGTCGACGAGGTCGAGCGCGTCACGCTCGGGTCGATCGACGCGAACCTCGGGCACATCAACCAGGCCGGCGGGATCGCCCGGTTCATCAAGGCCGCCCTCGCGCTGCACCACGAGAAGCTGCCGCCCGCGGTGAACTTCTCCACGCCCAACCCGCAGTTCGCCCAGAGCGGCGACAAGCTGGTCGTGCAGCGGGATCTGGCGGACTGGCCACGCGGTGACCGGCCGCGCCTTGCCGGGGTCAGCGCGAACGGCTTCGGCGGCACCGACGCCCACGTCGTCCTCGAAGAGGCCCCCGAAGACGCCCCGGCGCGCCCGGCCGCCCGGCCGCACCATGTGCTGATCTGGTCCGCGCGCACGGCCGAGGCGGCCGACGCCGCCACCGGACGCCTCGCCGCCGCATGTCCGGAGTGGACCGACCTCGCGGATGTCTCCTACACGCTGCAGGCCGGGCGGAAGGCGTTCGAACACCGGCGGATGACCGTGGTGTCGTCACCGGAGGACGCGGCCGAGGCGTTCGCCTCCGACACGCGGATCCTCGCCGAGGCCGACTCCTGCCCGCGGCAGGTGGGTTTCCTGCTCGCCGGCGTGGGGGAGCAGTACCGCGGCATGGCCGGCGGCCTCTACGACAGTGAGCCGGAGTTCAAGGCCGCCGTCGACGAGTGCGCCGCGCTGTTCCGGGAGCACCTCGGCACCGATCCCACGGAAAGCCTGCGCGGCGCCCGCGGTGACGACGGAGGTGATCTGGCCCGGCTGCTCGGCCGCGCCACCGACACCGAAGAGGCGGGGCCCACCGCCACCCAGCCCGCGGTGTTCACCCTCGGCTACGCCCTGGGCCGTCTGCTGCGTGCCTGGGGCGTCGAGCCGGCCGTCCTCGCCGGCTACAGCGTCGGCGAGTTCGCCGCGGCGACGCTCGCGGGCGCACTGACGCTCGAAGAGGCGACCGCGCTGGTCGCGTTCCGCGCCAAGCTCATCGAACAGCTGCCGCCCGGCGCGATGTGCGCGGTCCCGCTCGGCCCCGGCGAACTGGCGAAGCTGGTCGGCGACGTGACGGCGTACGGCGTCGACGTCGCCGCAGTCAACGGTCCGCGGATGATCGTGGTCTCCGGCCCCACCGACGGCGTCGAGAAGCTCACCGCGGCGCTCGCCGAACACGGGGTTCCCGCCCGGCTGCTGCGGACCACGCACGCGTTCCATTCGCGCGCCCTGCGGCCCGCGGCCGCCGAGCTGACCGCCTGGGTCCGCGAACACGTCACTCCGCGGGAGCCCGAAGTCCCGTACCTCTCCAACGTCACCGGAGCACCGATCACCGCGAAGCAGCTCAAGGACCCGGGGTACTGGGCCGAGCACATGTGCCGCCCGGTCCGGTTCGCCGCCATGATCGAGCATCTGGCCAGTGCCGCACCTGGAAACGTATGGCTGGAGCTGGGTGCCGGGCAGTCGCTCGGTGCCATGTTCCGCGGTCACCCGGACTTCCCGCAGACGTCCTGGCCGCTGCTGGTGCCGACGATGCCGGGCGAGGCCGACCCCCGCCCGGACACCGCGGTGCTGGCGGAGGCACTCGGGCGGGCGTGGCTGTCCGGGGTGGACATCGGCTGGCGCGGCTACCACGCCGGCCGGGACCCGCGAAAGACCACGCTGCCCGGCTACGCGTTCCAGCGCGAGCGGTACTGGATCGAGCCGACCACCACCCGGTCGGCGGCCGAGGTCGCCCTCGGTGCCCGGGCCGCGGACGCGGTGTCCGCGCGGCCGGTCCACCTGGTCGAAGGCGAGCTGGACCGCACCGCCCGCGACCTGGCGACCCGGCTCGGCGCCGAACTGGGCGTGACCGTCGTGTTCGCCGACGAGCACGCCGGCGGGGCCGAGGCGGTGCGGGCCGCGTACGGACGGCTCGACGGAGTGCTGGACCTGACCACGAGCAACGCAGTGAAGGAGCAACGATGA
- a CDS encoding 3-hydroxyacyl-CoA dehydrogenase family protein, with protein MSLVGVVGAGVMGTGVAQNLATSGHDVVLVDVDPGTLADARDRIELECRMSRMLGGPDLDAEAVLARITTGTELELLAEAGVVIENITESWDLKARLYPKLDEACKEGTVFVANTSAIPITRLAGLTARPDKVMGVHFMNPVPMKPACEFIPGYHTSESTKDLVRELLVSMGKKPIPVNDASGFVSNRVLMLTVNEAAFLVHEGVADAATVDEVFRSCFGHPMGPLETADLIGVDTILYSVEVLHDEFNDSKYRPCPLLKQMTAAGLHGRKSGRGFYSYSAAGAG; from the coding sequence ATGAGCCTCGTCGGAGTCGTCGGCGCCGGTGTGATGGGCACCGGGGTCGCGCAGAACCTCGCCACCAGCGGGCACGACGTCGTGCTCGTGGACGTCGACCCGGGCACGCTGGCCGACGCCAGGGACCGGATCGAGCTCGAGTGCCGGATGAGCCGGATGCTCGGCGGCCCGGACCTCGACGCGGAGGCCGTGCTCGCCCGGATCACCACCGGCACCGAGCTGGAGCTGCTCGCCGAAGCCGGGGTCGTGATCGAGAACATCACCGAGAGCTGGGACCTCAAGGCGCGGCTTTACCCGAAGCTCGACGAGGCCTGCAAGGAAGGCACCGTGTTCGTGGCCAACACCTCGGCCATCCCGATCACCAGGCTCGCCGGCCTGACCGCGCGGCCGGACAAGGTGATGGGCGTGCACTTCATGAACCCGGTGCCGATGAAGCCGGCCTGCGAGTTCATCCCCGGCTACCACACCAGCGAGTCCACCAAGGACCTCGTGCGGGAGCTGCTGGTGTCGATGGGCAAGAAGCCGATCCCGGTCAACGACGCCTCCGGGTTCGTCTCCAACCGCGTGCTGATGCTCACCGTCAACGAGGCGGCTTTCCTGGTGCACGAAGGAGTCGCCGACGCCGCCACCGTCGACGAGGTGTTCCGCAGCTGCTTCGGGCACCCGATGGGCCCGCTGGAGACCGCGGACCTCATCGGCGTCGACACGATCCTCTACAGCGTCGAGGTGCTCCACGACGAGTTCAACGACAGCAAGTACCGCCCCTGCCCGCTGCTCAAGCAGATGACCGCGGCCGGGCTGCACGGCCGCAAGAGCGGCCGGGGCTTCTACAGCTACAGCGCGGCGGGCGCGGGCTGA